Proteins from one Phytoactinopolyspora mesophila genomic window:
- a CDS encoding sugar ABC transporter substrate-binding protein: MRYRRRLGALTAAAALFIVAACGAEIDDDADEVPTAQDGDNEDSDEVDTDLEADGDGPLVTFVSFTQDITEMAGQQLIGLEAAFERAGFTYTLSTAAPAGAEDHEGMDRILEDIATLAPDYAIINPSSYALVDDRIVEIEEAGTVVIVGDIDPSNLEEEPEADPLTWVVTDHYQMGYVGAEHMAHEYCEAGEDITVVPFWGPAASEISQNRVGGALDALDDVLSECGLSYEQIDEVFADFDQELAFNYAESIGTAHPDLDLIIGANSNTALGVMESLITQGRMDDIDIIGNGGQLDELAAICTGGIAAAGFRDSQLMGAEMASAVMAHWEGRSDEIPEITLTDLPVTHDCATVFEHAPIEMLELDGFRSNIPDEMWDEYAG; the protein is encoded by the coding sequence ATGCGATACCGCAGAAGGCTAGGGGCGCTCACCGCTGCCGCCGCTCTGTTCATCGTCGCCGCGTGTGGCGCCGAGATCGACGACGACGCCGACGAAGTCCCCACCGCCCAGGACGGCGACAACGAAGACTCCGACGAGGTCGATACGGATCTGGAGGCCGACGGTGACGGGCCGCTGGTCACCTTCGTCTCGTTCACCCAGGACATCACCGAGATGGCCGGCCAGCAGCTGATCGGTCTCGAAGCCGCGTTCGAACGGGCCGGTTTCACCTACACACTGAGCACGGCCGCTCCTGCCGGCGCCGAGGACCATGAGGGTATGGACCGCATCCTCGAGGACATCGCCACGCTGGCACCGGACTACGCGATCATCAACCCGTCCTCATACGCGCTGGTCGACGACCGGATCGTCGAGATCGAAGAAGCGGGCACCGTCGTCATCGTCGGCGACATCGATCCGAGCAACCTCGAAGAAGAACCAGAGGCCGACCCCCTGACCTGGGTGGTGACCGACCACTACCAGATGGGCTACGTCGGCGCCGAGCACATGGCGCACGAGTACTGCGAGGCCGGCGAGGACATCACCGTGGTTCCATTCTGGGGTCCGGCCGCCTCCGAGATCTCCCAGAACCGCGTCGGAGGGGCTCTCGACGCGCTCGACGACGTACTCAGCGAGTGTGGTCTCAGCTACGAACAAATAGACGAGGTCTTCGCCGATTTCGATCAAGAGCTGGCATTCAATTATGCCGAGTCGATCGGCACAGCTCACCCGGACCTCGATCTGATCATCGGCGCCAACAGCAACACCGCGCTCGGAGTCATGGAGTCCCTGATCACACAAGGACGTATGGACGACATCGACATCATCGGCAACGGTGGCCAACTCGACGAACTGGCCGCGATCTGCACCGGCGGTATCGCCGCGGCGGGATTCCGCGATTCGCAGCTGATGGGCGCCGAGATGGCCTCCGCGGTGATGGCGCATTGGGAAGGCCGCTCCGACGAGATTCCCGAGATCACCCTCACCGATCTGCCCGTCACTCACGACTGCGCGACGGTATTCGAGCATGCACCCATCGAGATGCTGGAACTGGACGGTTTCCGCAGCAACATTCCCGACGAGATGTGGGACGAGTACGCCGGCTGA
- a CDS encoding ABC transporter permease subunit: protein MSTTEVQRSPSTNAPPGKSRMSSASSLVGRFFREANLLILPTIVLVIGLSFFSDAFLTGNNLTNILRTAAIFVILGVGQTFVITSKNIDLSIGSMMALVMCVTAELIMLHGMPVMLALPFAMLMGSALGVLNGVVVTKLKVPALLATLGGLIAYRGAVQEFMYGGQYRGFPEEILIMGRGSWGPVPVPVAIAAVCALLGWLLFKYTRFGRYTIAIGSNEEAARRAGIRVDRWKIAVFAFQGAMVGIAALVLMGRMNAANPNMGEMNELHVIAGVVLGGTLLFGGIGTILGTVLGMLFIGTLENGLLLAGAGFYWQQIFLGILIVLAVASQMLRVRLQGRY from the coding sequence GTGTCGACAACTGAGGTACAACGCTCACCCAGCACCAATGCCCCGCCTGGCAAGTCTCGAATGAGCTCGGCGAGCAGCCTGGTCGGACGTTTCTTCCGGGAAGCAAACCTGCTGATCTTGCCCACCATTGTGCTCGTCATCGGGCTGTCGTTCTTCAGCGACGCGTTTCTCACCGGCAACAACCTGACGAACATCCTCCGCACCGCGGCGATCTTCGTGATCCTCGGAGTGGGGCAGACCTTCGTTATCACGTCCAAGAACATCGACCTGTCCATCGGCTCGATGATGGCGCTGGTCATGTGCGTAACGGCCGAGCTGATCATGTTGCACGGGATGCCGGTCATGCTGGCACTGCCGTTCGCCATGTTGATGGGCTCTGCGCTCGGGGTCCTCAACGGCGTCGTCGTCACCAAGCTCAAGGTGCCGGCCCTACTGGCCACGCTCGGCGGCCTGATCGCCTACAGAGGCGCCGTACAGGAGTTCATGTACGGCGGGCAGTACCGCGGCTTCCCCGAGGAGATCCTCATCATGGGACGCGGATCCTGGGGCCCGGTTCCGGTCCCGGTGGCCATCGCCGCCGTCTGTGCGCTGCTCGGCTGGCTGCTGTTCAAATACACCCGGTTCGGCCGCTACACCATCGCCATCGGCTCCAACGAGGAAGCGGCGCGACGGGCCGGAATCCGGGTCGATCGCTGGAAGATCGCCGTGTTCGCCTTCCAGGGAGCCATGGTGGGCATCGCCGCTCTGGTGCTCATGGGCCGCATGAACGCGGCCAACCCGAACATGGGTGAGATGAACGAGCTGCACGTCATCGCCGGCGTGGTGCTCGGCGGCACCTTGCTGTTCGGCGGGATCGGGACCATTCTCGGAACCGTGCTCGGCATGCTGTTCATCGGCACGCTGGAGAACGGGTTGCTGTTGGCCGGCGCCGGCTTCTACTGGCAACAGATCTTCCTCGGCATCCTCATCGTGCTGGCCGTCGCCTCACAGATGTTGCGGGTCCGCCTTCAGGGCCGATATTGA
- a CDS encoding DeoR/GlpR family DNA-binding transcription regulator: MSLTNRRARIIEQLERAGSVSVPELVSLFEVSEMTIRRDLADLEDQGMLRRYRGGAVWDRQRNLVPPYAQRKARNSAEKRRIGAAAARLISPGETLAIDYGTTAIEAARHLTSTPGLTVLTPDIHVALELVESPTVKVIVTGGVLRPGELMLTGRDTERTFERHFVDKAIIGSGGIDADRGLTDFNIDEIAVKQAMISSVRHVIAVADASKLGVVAFSSLADFNAIDTLVTTADPRDPTLCKVAEHGVEIVLA, from the coding sequence ATGTCGCTGACGAACCGCCGAGCCCGCATCATCGAGCAACTCGAACGCGCGGGATCGGTATCGGTGCCCGAGCTCGTGTCTCTCTTCGAGGTATCGGAAATGACCATCCGCCGGGACCTCGCCGACCTTGAAGACCAGGGCATGCTGCGCCGCTATCGTGGCGGCGCCGTGTGGGACCGGCAGCGAAATCTCGTCCCGCCATACGCCCAGCGCAAAGCCCGGAACAGCGCTGAGAAGCGCCGGATCGGCGCCGCCGCGGCACGGCTCATCTCACCAGGCGAGACACTCGCCATCGACTACGGAACCACGGCCATCGAGGCGGCGCGGCACCTGACCAGCACCCCCGGCCTCACCGTGCTCACGCCGGACATCCACGTTGCCCTCGAACTCGTCGAGAGCCCGACAGTCAAGGTGATCGTCACCGGCGGAGTGCTCCGGCCCGGCGAGCTGATGCTCACCGGACGCGACACCGAGCGCACCTTCGAGCGGCATTTCGTCGACAAAGCCATCATCGGCAGCGGTGGCATCGACGCCGACCGGGGCCTGACCGATTTCAACATCGACGAGATCGCCGTCAAGCAAGCGATGATCTCCAGCGTCCGCCACGTCATCGCCGTGGCCGACGCCTCCAAACTCGGCGTTGTGGCCTTCTCTTCACTCGCCGACTTCAATGCCATCGACACCCTCGTAACCACAGCCGACCCCCGCGATCCGACGCTCTGCAAGGTGGCCGAACACGGCGTAGAGATCGTCCTCGCATAA
- a CDS encoding TetR/AcrR family transcriptional regulator, which produces MTTVKRSNKRSEKAKATRARIIEAARELFLERGYGATPLQEIADRAGVAVQTIYFVFGNKRTLLKELVDVTVAGDHEPTATTERPWFHSVLDAETADEQLRIHVHGSREVLERVAPLVQMVDTAAATDADVAEMWPADQRPRYEVQDAAAQALVTKPGARPDITAEHAADILFAVLSTEMFLLLVHIRHWTADQWEQWSYLTLRAHLCADVSV; this is translated from the coding sequence ATGACCACCGTCAAGCGCTCCAACAAACGCTCGGAGAAGGCCAAGGCGACCCGGGCTCGCATCATCGAAGCCGCACGTGAGCTCTTCCTCGAACGTGGCTACGGCGCGACGCCGCTGCAAGAAATCGCGGACCGGGCCGGGGTTGCCGTGCAGACCATCTACTTCGTCTTCGGCAACAAACGAACCCTGCTGAAGGAACTGGTGGACGTCACGGTCGCCGGAGATCATGAGCCGACCGCCACCACCGAGCGACCGTGGTTTCACAGTGTCCTCGATGCCGAAACCGCCGATGAACAGCTACGGATCCACGTTCACGGCTCCCGGGAGGTACTCGAGCGAGTGGCCCCCCTGGTCCAGATGGTCGACACCGCGGCGGCCACCGACGCGGACGTGGCCGAGATGTGGCCCGCCGACCAGCGTCCGAGATACGAGGTCCAGGACGCCGCGGCCCAGGCGCTGGTCACAAAACCCGGCGCACGTCCGGATATCACTGCCGAACACGCGGCCGACATCCTGTTCGCCGTCCTGAGCACGGAAATGTTCTTACTGCTGGTTCATATCCGCCACTGGACCGCGGACCAGTGGGAACAATGGAGCTATCTGACGCTGCGCGCCCATCTCTGCGCCGACGTCAGTGTTTGA
- a CDS encoding antibiotic biosynthesis monooxygenase — MAVVRTTRFQVDPEVVDEFLRRRAVMIDTLRQAFPGLVQARLARVDERTWVDTWLWESAEHVQAALGGAATIPAVPAAFELVSDAEAEQAEVVDAR; from the coding sequence ATGGCTGTTGTCAGAACCACGCGATTCCAGGTCGATCCAGAGGTGGTCGATGAGTTCCTCCGGCGACGAGCGGTGATGATCGATACTCTTCGGCAGGCCTTCCCAGGTCTCGTCCAGGCACGTCTGGCCAGGGTCGACGAACGCACCTGGGTCGACACCTGGCTGTGGGAATCCGCCGAGCACGTTCAGGCTGCCTTGGGTGGCGCGGCCACGATCCCCGCGGTGCCTGCGGCCTTCGAGCTGGTCTCGGACGCCGAGGCCGAACAGGCCGAGGTGGTGGACGCGCGATGA
- a CDS encoding ATP-binding cassette domain-containing protein, translating to MSPAVEASGLTRAFGATRAVDGVDLTVPAGTVYGFLGPNGAGKTTTIRMLATLLRPDGGQARVFGHDVVREAEAVRSRVSLTGQFASVDDDLTGAENLTILARLLGFPRPAARARSSELLLAFGLEDAAGRVVKTYSGGMRRRLDIAASLVVRPDLLFLDEPTTGLDPRSRNQVWDVVRELVSHGTTVLLTTQYLDEADRLADRIAVIDHGRVIADGTPGELKASAGSGRLSVRLLDPDRRLEAQQLLTTALNSPVRAEADESALVGRVEDPGRVSHALAELLRAEIEVTTFALAEPSLDEVFLALTGHRAETDSDTKEAA from the coding sequence ATGAGTCCGGCGGTGGAGGCCAGCGGCCTCACCAGAGCGTTCGGCGCAACACGGGCGGTGGATGGCGTGGACTTGACGGTGCCGGCGGGGACGGTTTACGGGTTCCTCGGCCCGAACGGCGCCGGAAAGACCACCACCATCCGGATGCTGGCTACTCTTCTGCGCCCCGACGGAGGCCAGGCGCGAGTGTTCGGCCACGACGTGGTCCGGGAGGCAGAAGCGGTGAGGTCGCGGGTCAGCCTCACCGGCCAGTTCGCCTCCGTCGATGACGACCTGACCGGCGCGGAGAACCTCACCATCCTGGCCCGCCTGCTCGGCTTCCCCCGGCCGGCTGCCCGCGCGCGATCGAGCGAGTTGCTCCTCGCGTTCGGTTTGGAGGACGCGGCCGGCCGGGTCGTCAAGACATACTCCGGCGGCATGCGACGACGGCTCGACATCGCAGCCAGCCTGGTGGTCCGTCCTGATCTGCTGTTTCTCGACGAGCCCACCACCGGGCTCGACCCGCGCAGCCGAAATCAGGTGTGGGACGTGGTGCGCGAGCTTGTCAGCCACGGCACCACGGTGCTGTTGACCACTCAGTATCTCGACGAAGCCGACCGGCTGGCCGACCGGATCGCCGTCATCGACCACGGACGCGTCATCGCCGACGGAACACCGGGTGAACTCAAAGCCTCGGCCGGCTCGGGCAGGCTGAGTGTGCGGCTGCTCGATCCGGACCGGCGCCTCGAGGCGCAACAGCTGCTGACCACAGCTCTCAACAGCCCGGTTCGAGCCGAAGCCGACGAGTCGGCGCTCGTCGGGCGCGTGGAGGATCCGGGCCGGGTGTCCCACGCCCTGGCCGAACTGCTCAGGGCGGAAATCGAGGTCACCACGTTCGCGCTTGCCGAGCCGAGCCTCGACGAGGTGTTCCTGGCACTGACCGGGCACCGCGCGGAGACGGACTCTGACACCAAGGAGGCCGCGTGA
- a CDS encoding ABC transporter permease: protein MSSPPLTTDHPGLASGSISAAISAPARPRRPGALAVSLVFADRALLKIKHVPEQMADAIMIPIMFTVMFTYLFGGALAGSPSDYVQFLLPGTMVFAVLLITVYAGVNINTDISKGVLDRFRSMPIWRPGLIVGGLVSDAARNVLAATLVIGLGLVIGFRPDGGPAGVAAAVGVLLVFAFGLSWVWATLGLLLRTPASVTMISFLVQFPLTFASNVFVDPATMPGWLRAFVEVNPVSLLVDTVRGLMHGTATTAQVGGVLLVSLAVVAVFGPLTMRLYRNRT, encoded by the coding sequence GTGAGCAGCCCACCACTCACCACCGATCACCCCGGACTGGCAAGCGGGTCCATTTCAGCGGCGATCTCGGCACCCGCCCGCCCGCGACGTCCCGGTGCGCTCGCGGTGTCATTGGTCTTCGCCGATCGAGCCCTGCTCAAGATCAAACACGTGCCAGAGCAAATGGCGGACGCGATCATGATTCCGATCATGTTCACGGTGATGTTCACCTACCTGTTCGGCGGCGCGCTGGCCGGCTCGCCGAGCGACTACGTTCAGTTCCTGCTCCCCGGCACCATGGTCTTCGCCGTGCTGCTCATCACCGTCTATGCCGGTGTCAATATCAACACCGACATCTCCAAGGGTGTGCTCGACCGGTTCCGTTCGATGCCGATCTGGCGCCCGGGCCTGATCGTCGGGGGACTGGTCAGCGACGCCGCGCGCAACGTGCTGGCCGCGACTCTGGTGATCGGTCTCGGCCTCGTGATCGGCTTCCGGCCCGACGGCGGGCCGGCCGGGGTGGCCGCGGCGGTCGGCGTACTGCTGGTCTTCGCCTTCGGGCTGTCCTGGGTCTGGGCCACCCTCGGGCTGCTGCTGCGCACGCCTGCCTCGGTGACGATGATCAGCTTCCTGGTCCAGTTCCCGTTGACCTTCGCCAGCAACGTGTTCGTCGACCCCGCGACGATGCCCGGCTGGCTACGCGCGTTCGTCGAGGTCAACCCGGTCAGCCTGCTGGTTGATACGGTCCGTGGCCTGATGCACGGAACGGCCACCACCGCTCAGGTCGGTGGTGTCTTGTTGGTCTCGCTGGCCGTCGTGGCTGTCTTCGGACCGCTCACCATGCGGCTCTACCGGAACAGGACGTGA
- a CDS encoding M20 metallopeptidase family protein: MTSILDAAHTLADRTIAFRRRLHQHPELGLDLPITKQAVLDEIADLGLKLRLSESTSAVVAELDGAHDGPTLILRGDMDALPLQEDTGLPFASQIPGTMHACGHDTHVAMLAGAARLLAGRRDEIAGRVLLFFQPGEEGHHGARHALDEGLLDDPDVAGAFALHIISTFASGTIHVRPGPTLASADDFRVVLTGRGGHASAPHKANDPIPAACEIVTSLQVVLSRRTDTFDPAVLTVGQITAGTTSNVIPASAELHGTIRALSEETRADVHERLRTVANGIAAAHELTAEVEITPGYPVTVNDPAFADSVEATAQDLLGEANVARIENPLMGAEDFSYVLARYPGAMAFLGACPPDVDPERVAPNHSNLVVFDEAALANGVAMYAAVALDRLRPGTTS, translated from the coding sequence ATGACGTCTATCCTCGACGCGGCTCACACTCTTGCCGACCGCACCATTGCCTTCCGCCGTAGACTCCACCAGCATCCAGAGCTCGGCCTGGACCTCCCCATCACCAAGCAGGCGGTACTCGACGAGATCGCGGATCTTGGTCTGAAGCTTCGATTGTCGGAGTCCACATCGGCAGTGGTCGCCGAGTTGGACGGCGCCCATGACGGACCCACGCTGATCCTGCGGGGTGACATGGACGCACTTCCCCTCCAGGAAGACACCGGCCTGCCGTTCGCCTCTCAGATCCCCGGAACCATGCATGCCTGCGGACATGACACCCACGTCGCGATGCTCGCGGGTGCGGCTCGGCTGCTGGCCGGCCGACGCGACGAGATCGCCGGGCGTGTCCTGTTGTTCTTCCAGCCGGGCGAGGAGGGCCACCACGGTGCCCGGCACGCACTGGACGAGGGACTGCTCGACGACCCGGACGTCGCCGGCGCCTTCGCGCTGCACATCATCAGCACCTTCGCCTCCGGGACCATCCACGTGCGCCCGGGACCAACCCTCGCCTCGGCGGACGACTTCAGGGTGGTGCTCACCGGCCGCGGCGGGCACGCCTCGGCCCCGCACAAAGCCAACGACCCCATCCCCGCGGCCTGTGAAATCGTCACGTCGTTGCAGGTAGTGCTGAGTCGCCGGACCGATACGTTCGATCCTGCCGTGCTGACCGTGGGTCAGATCACGGCAGGTACCACGAGTAATGTCATCCCGGCCAGCGCTGAACTCCACGGGACCATCCGGGCGTTGTCCGAAGAGACCAGGGCCGATGTCCATGAGCGCCTACGCACGGTTGCCAACGGAATCGCGGCAGCTCACGAGCTCACGGCCGAGGTCGAGATCACTCCCGGCTACCCGGTGACGGTCAACGACCCCGCCTTCGCCGATTCCGTGGAGGCAACAGCGCAAGATCTGCTCGGCGAGGCGAACGTCGCACGCATCGAGAACCCCTTGATGGGTGCCGAGGATTTCTCCTATGTGCTGGCACGGTATCCGGGCGCGATGGCGTTCCTGGGCGCCTGCCCACCAGACGTCGATCCCGAACGGGTCGCCCCGAACCACTCCAACCTGGTGGTGTTCGACGAGGCGGCACTGGCCAACGGGGTGGCTATGTACGCGGCCGTGGCCCTGGACCGGCTCCGCCCGGGTACAACGTCCTGA
- a CDS encoding alpha/beta hydrolase, with product MPASRLGARILACTAVTGLAVASATPASFAAPVPGIAPPPSFSPVATTTQVDAPVPELDWDTCDDDEDETDSGELAGFLCATAEVPTDYNDPHGSTTTIHLTKLPATGAKTRIGTLFTNPGGPGDSGVDFVHQVGRNVYTEDVRAHFDILGFDPRAVGRSDPATCYPTQDDEAAALATQLHFPANDADERTYVRDTIRMATLCRMTSRERFEHSSTANVARDMDLLRQALGEDQLTYVGYSYGSYLGATYARLFPERVRALAVDGTIVPEDYAGRPGAEDRSTPERMGQGAGAAEAFAEFLRLCTEAGSQNCALAGLGDPETVVEDTFTRLKSTPIDMELPGVGPVEFTYPAVVAQTYTSLYHPGSWSQLADLIAQLAAGDTELTGEAASLVEQSTHGAPQRQRRGEDYPSVGGTLASGCVDTGTTGDPRGFAERADAADEEAPHFGRYRAWLALACEYLRVTDDDAYLGPWDQQVEAPVLVIGTRFDPATPYAGTQPYADHFRNSRVLTVEGWGHTTLGKSSCADGVLARYLVDLTVPDHGATCHQDVQPFGMKSTYDDGWHGPDDGWLSSRDGWHGPAHDSPPATGQ from the coding sequence ATGCCCGCCAGCCGTCTCGGCGCGCGTATTCTCGCGTGTACCGCTGTCACCGGCCTCGCCGTCGCTTCCGCGACCCCGGCTTCCTTCGCCGCGCCGGTCCCCGGCATTGCACCGCCACCGTCGTTCAGCCCGGTCGCTACCACCACGCAGGTCGACGCGCCGGTACCCGAGCTGGATTGGGACACCTGCGACGACGATGAGGACGAGACCGATTCGGGCGAGCTCGCCGGCTTCCTGTGCGCCACCGCCGAGGTCCCTACGGACTACAACGATCCGCACGGATCAACCACCACCATCCACCTCACCAAGCTGCCTGCCACAGGCGCCAAGACTCGGATCGGCACCCTGTTCACCAACCCGGGTGGTCCGGGAGACTCCGGCGTCGATTTCGTTCACCAGGTTGGGCGCAACGTCTACACCGAGGACGTGCGTGCGCACTTCGACATCCTCGGCTTCGATCCCCGAGCCGTGGGCCGCTCGGACCCGGCAACGTGTTATCCAACCCAGGACGACGAAGCCGCGGCTCTGGCAACCCAGCTGCACTTCCCCGCCAACGACGCCGACGAGCGGACCTATGTCCGCGACACGATCCGGATGGCCACGCTGTGCCGGATGACATCCCGCGAGCGGTTCGAGCACTCGTCGACCGCCAACGTCGCCCGCGACATGGACCTGCTGCGCCAGGCTCTCGGCGAAGACCAGCTCACGTATGTGGGCTATTCCTACGGGTCGTATCTCGGCGCGACATACGCCCGGCTTTTCCCCGAACGCGTCCGGGCACTTGCGGTCGACGGCACCATCGTTCCCGAGGACTATGCCGGACGCCCCGGCGCTGAAGACAGATCCACCCCTGAGCGGATGGGGCAGGGCGCGGGGGCGGCCGAGGCGTTCGCGGAATTCCTCCGGCTGTGCACCGAAGCCGGCTCGCAGAACTGCGCCCTAGCGGGTCTCGGCGATCCGGAGACCGTCGTCGAGGACACATTCACACGGCTCAAGTCCACGCCGATCGACATGGAACTGCCCGGCGTCGGCCCCGTCGAATTCACTTATCCGGCTGTCGTGGCCCAGACCTATACCAGTCTTTACCACCCCGGCTCGTGGTCGCAGCTGGCCGATCTCATCGCTCAGCTGGCCGCAGGCGACACCGAGCTGACCGGCGAGGCCGCTTCGCTGGTCGAACAGTCGACGCACGGCGCACCGCAGCGGCAGCGGCGCGGCGAGGACTACCCGTCAGTAGGCGGCACCCTCGCCTCTGGCTGCGTCGACACCGGCACCACCGGCGATCCGCGCGGCTTCGCCGAGCGAGCCGACGCCGCCGATGAGGAAGCCCCCCACTTCGGCCGCTACCGGGCCTGGCTCGCCCTGGCATGTGAATACCTGCGGGTGACCGACGACGACGCCTACCTCGGACCGTGGGATCAACAGGTCGAGGCGCCGGTGCTGGTGATCGGCACCCGGTTCGATCCCGCGACGCCTTACGCCGGCACCCAGCCGTACGCCGACCATTTCCGCAACTCCCGGGTGCTGACCGTCGAGGGCTGGGGACACACCACGCTGGGTAAGAGCAGCTGTGCCGACGGCGTGCTCGCCCGTTATCTCGTCGATCTCACCGTGCCCGATCACGGGGCCACCTGCCATCAGGACGTCCAGCCGTTCGGCATGAAATCCACCTACGACGACGGCTGGCATGGCCCCGACGACGGCTGGCTCTCATCACGGGACGGCTGGCACGGCCCGGCTCACGACTCGCCGCCCGCCACCGGGCAATGA
- a CDS encoding class I SAM-dependent methyltransferase, whose translation MGGATERLTLLARAWDEAAEEYERYFVPRFAPWVDQAVGAVTGQPLPPGQILVPCCGTFPELPALQAGFPDREIFGVDLSAGMVQIARARAAGSWNVWVVEGNAATLGPEWTDACAGVVSVFGLQQLPDPAAALADWAQALRPGGCLSVVFWPTEVESDGPFALLSQVLAAHRPLADDAWQAQLGNVLAGAGVTIERDEYLSFPMSHEHAEAFWTAMTSGGPLRSVALAEGDEFMGAMRETFLAAAPAGQWNHMPRARWIVARR comes from the coding sequence ATGGGCGGTGCTACAGAGCGATTGACGTTGTTGGCGCGAGCGTGGGATGAGGCTGCGGAGGAGTACGAGCGTTACTTCGTGCCCCGTTTCGCGCCGTGGGTGGACCAGGCCGTTGGGGCCGTGACCGGGCAGCCGTTGCCTCCGGGGCAGATCCTGGTGCCGTGTTGCGGTACTTTTCCGGAGCTACCTGCCCTGCAGGCGGGTTTCCCTGACCGGGAGATATTCGGCGTAGACCTGTCAGCCGGGATGGTTCAGATTGCGCGTGCGCGCGCCGCTGGGTCGTGGAACGTCTGGGTGGTGGAGGGCAACGCTGCCACCCTCGGGCCGGAATGGACCGACGCGTGCGCGGGCGTCGTCTCGGTCTTCGGGCTGCAGCAGCTTCCCGATCCCGCTGCCGCCCTGGCCGACTGGGCCCAGGCGTTGCGCCCGGGAGGGTGCCTTTCAGTGGTCTTCTGGCCCACCGAGGTGGAAAGCGACGGGCCCTTCGCGCTGCTCAGCCAAGTGCTGGCGGCTCATCGTCCGTTAGCCGACGATGCTTGGCAAGCTCAGCTCGGCAACGTCCTGGCCGGGGCCGGGGTGACAATAGAGCGAGACGAGTACCTGTCGTTCCCGATGAGCCACGAGCATGCCGAGGCGTTCTGGACGGCGATGACCAGCGGAGGTCCCCTCCGCTCGGTTGCGCTCGCCGAAGGAGATGAGTTCATGGGCGCCATGCGCGAGACATTCCTCGCCGCAGCTCCCGCGGGGCAGTGGAACCACATGCCAAGGGCGCGGTGGATCGTCGCGCGTCGTTAG